The following coding sequences lie in one Moritella sp. F3 genomic window:
- a CDS encoding BCCT family transporter has product MSINRDKYSIDNTDYTVGQDNVQKWGFDVHNPVFGISASLIGLFLLAILVVDPETSKSFLDGIKWQIIGTFDSLFMWSANIFVIFCLGLVVSPYGKIRLGGDAAKADYSRMSWIAMLFAAGMGIGLMFWGVAEPVAYYTGWYETPLNVAANTPEAAQLALGATMFHWGLHPWAIYGVVALSLAFFSYNKGLPLSMRSVFYPILGDRTWGWAGHIVDILAVIATLFGLATSLGLGAQQAASGFHHVLGIENGLFLQISIIFIVTLLAVVSVIRGIDGGVKVISNINMLLALVLLVFVALVTFAVSMGTIPTTIMGYVENIIPLSNPIGREDSAWMHGWTVFYWAWWISWSPFVGMFIARISRGRTIREFITAVLLVPTAVTVLWMSVFGGVAIDQVVNNVGTLGTEGLKEVPLAMFQMFDSLPMGDVLSMLAVLLVLVFFITSSDSGSLVIDSITAGGKVDAPVPQRVFWAFIEGAIAAALLWVGGTQAIEALQAGAISTALPFTVILLVMCVSLIMGLRTEQHNRK; this is encoded by the coding sequence ATGAGTATTAATAGGGATAAATACAGTATTGATAATACTGATTACACAGTCGGGCAAGATAACGTGCAAAAGTGGGGGTTTGATGTTCACAACCCGGTATTCGGTATTAGTGCATCGCTAATCGGCTTATTCTTGCTGGCAATTTTAGTCGTTGATCCGGAAACATCAAAATCATTTCTAGATGGTATCAAATGGCAAATCATCGGCACCTTCGATAGCCTCTTCATGTGGTCTGCAAATATATTTGTTATTTTCTGCTTAGGTTTAGTTGTATCACCATACGGTAAAATCCGTTTAGGTGGCGATGCAGCTAAAGCTGATTATAGCCGCATGTCTTGGATTGCAATGCTATTTGCAGCCGGCATGGGTATTGGCCTGATGTTCTGGGGCGTAGCAGAACCTGTTGCTTATTACACTGGTTGGTATGAAACACCACTTAACGTAGCAGCAAACACACCAGAAGCCGCACAACTTGCATTAGGCGCGACGATGTTCCACTGGGGCTTACACCCATGGGCAATTTATGGCGTAGTTGCACTTTCACTAGCTTTCTTCTCTTATAATAAAGGCTTACCACTTTCAATGCGTTCTGTATTCTATCCAATCTTAGGTGATAGAACGTGGGGCTGGGCTGGTCATATTGTTGATATCTTAGCCGTGATAGCAACCCTATTTGGTTTAGCGACATCACTTGGTTTAGGCGCGCAACAAGCGGCGAGTGGTTTCCACCATGTATTAGGCATTGAGAACGGGCTATTTTTACAGATTTCAATCATCTTTATCGTGACCTTGTTGGCTGTTGTGTCGGTAATACGTGGTATTGACGGTGGCGTAAAAGTAATTAGTAACATCAACATGCTTTTAGCATTAGTGCTATTAGTATTTGTTGCATTAGTGACTTTTGCAGTATCTATGGGGACCATCCCAACAACTATCATGGGTTATGTTGAAAATATAATTCCATTAAGTAATCCAATTGGTCGTGAAGATTCAGCCTGGATGCACGGTTGGACTGTATTCTACTGGGCATGGTGGATTTCATGGTCACCATTCGTCGGTATGTTTATCGCACGTATTTCGCGTGGTCGTACTATCCGTGAATTCATTACAGCCGTATTACTTGTACCTACAGCGGTAACCGTATTGTGGATGTCTGTATTTGGTGGCGTTGCTATTGATCAAGTAGTAAATAACGTGGGTACTTTAGGCACTGAAGGTCTAAAAGAAGTACCTTTAGCTATGTTCCAAATGTTTGACTCTTTACCTATGGGTGATGTGCTATCAATGCTAGCTGTACTGTTAGTATTAGTATTCTTCATCACTTCTTCGGACTCTGGTTCACTGGTTATCGACAGCATCACTGCTGGTGGTAAAGTTGATGCTCCAGTACCACAACGTGTGTTCTGGGCATTCATCGAAGGTGCAATCGCTGCAGCACTGCTTTGGGTTGGCGGTACGCAAGCAATTGAAGCCTTACAAGCAGGTGCAATCTCAACGGCACTGCCATTCACAGTGATCTTATTGGTTATGTGCGTGAGCTTGATTATGGGTTTAAGAACAGAGCAACATAATCGTAAGTAA
- a CDS encoding GntR family transcriptional regulator, giving the protein MPLDDPTKILAVTTADKVFEQMQRAIVDGDILAGSKISEPELAKRYQVSRSTLREALNRLEKCHLIERKANVGSRVVQCTTQGLLDLYFVREALEGMACRQAAEKMTDAEIVDMKAMLSQHASAQALKDGVAYYQEEGDLDFHYKVILGSHNSQLIELICGQLYHLVRMYRCQFGMHSPRASRAFSEHAQIIEAISDRDGELAEMLMRRHIAASRKNIETKIAQQLAAKLKTETPQVQGEK; this is encoded by the coding sequence ATGCCTTTAGATGATCCAACTAAAATCCTCGCTGTCACTACAGCAGATAAAGTTTTTGAGCAAATGCAGCGCGCTATTGTTGATGGTGACATACTCGCTGGCAGCAAGATCAGTGAACCAGAGTTAGCAAAACGTTATCAAGTTAGCCGTTCAACCTTACGTGAAGCACTAAATAGGCTAGAGAAGTGCCATTTAATTGAACGTAAAGCCAATGTCGGTTCACGGGTAGTACAATGTACAACACAGGGATTACTTGACCTATACTTTGTAAGAGAAGCGTTAGAAGGCATGGCGTGCAGACAAGCTGCAGAGAAAATGACAGATGCTGAGATTGTCGACATGAAAGCCATGCTTAGCCAGCACGCATCAGCGCAAGCGCTTAAAGATGGGGTTGCTTACTATCAAGAAGAGGGTGACTTAGACTTTCACTATAAAGTCATTTTAGGCAGCCATAATAGTCAACTTATTGAATTGATTTGTGGCCAGCTGTATCACTTAGTCCGCATGTACCGCTGTCAGTTCGGTATGCATAGCCCGAGAGCCAGCCGTGCTTTTTCAGAACACGCCCAGATTATTGAAGCGATTAGTGATCGTGATGGAGAGTTAGCCGAAATGCTCATGCGTCGTCATATCGCCGCGTCACGTAAAAACATTGAAACGAAAATTGCTCAGCAACTAGCCGCAAAATTAAAGACAGAAACCCCACAAGTTCAAGGAGAGAAATAA
- the prpB gene encoding methylisocitrate lyase, translated as MSTPLSSQIESSPRLSPGAKFRLALANNKPLQVVGTINAYCAMMAEQLGHQAIYLSGGGVANASYGLPDLGMTSLNDVLVDVQRITAASSLPLLVDIDTGWGGAFNIAKTIRDMEKAGAAAVHLEDQVAQKRCGHRPNKEIVSAEEMVDRIKAAVDARTDADFFIMARTDSFAQEGLEAAIARAQAYVAAGADGIFAEAVKTEAHYRAFSAALDVPILANITEFGQTELWNKEQLGEWGCAMVLYPLSAFRAMNKAAEQVYKTLLSDGDQKAVVGNMQTRMDLYDYLGYHDYEQKLDSLFSEGKNK; from the coding sequence ATGTCTACACCATTGTCGTCTCAGATCGAATCTTCACCACGCTTATCGCCAGGCGCTAAGTTTCGTTTAGCCCTAGCTAATAATAAACCGCTGCAAGTGGTTGGAACCATCAACGCGTATTGCGCCATGATGGCGGAGCAGTTAGGTCATCAAGCTATTTATTTATCTGGTGGTGGTGTGGCGAATGCTTCTTATGGCTTACCTGATTTGGGCATGACGTCATTGAATGATGTGCTTGTCGATGTGCAGCGTATTACCGCCGCATCGAGTCTACCTTTGCTGGTGGATATAGATACCGGTTGGGGCGGGGCATTTAACATTGCTAAAACGATTCGCGATATGGAAAAAGCAGGGGCTGCTGCGGTACATTTAGAAGACCAAGTGGCGCAAAAACGTTGTGGTCACCGCCCAAATAAAGAAATTGTGTCGGCAGAAGAGATGGTTGACCGTATCAAAGCGGCGGTGGACGCGCGTACTGATGCTGATTTTTTCATTATGGCGCGTACCGATTCATTCGCACAAGAAGGACTGGAAGCAGCGATTGCCAGAGCACAAGCTTATGTTGCAGCAGGTGCTGACGGTATTTTTGCTGAAGCTGTAAAAACCGAAGCGCATTATCGTGCATTCTCGGCAGCGTTAGATGTACCTATCTTGGCTAATATCACTGAGTTTGGCCAAACTGAATTATGGAATAAAGAGCAACTCGGAGAGTGGGGTTGCGCTATGGTGCTTTATCCATTGTCAGCCTTCCGTGCGATGAATAAAGCCGCTGAACAGGTTTATAAAACCCTACTCAGTGATGGTGACCAAAAAGCCGTGGTAGGTAACATGCAAACTCGCATGGATTTGTATGATTACCTTGGTTATCACGACTATGAGCAAAAACTGGATAGTCTCTTTTCTGAAGGAAAAAATAAATAA
- the prpC gene encoding 2-methylcitrate synthase, which translates to MTDKKLSGAGLRGQSAGETALCTVGKSGSGLTYCGYDVADLAENATFEEVAYLLFNGELPTLDQLETYKAELHSLRDIPQSLKEVLQHIPADAHPMDVMRTGCSFLGNIEPEADFSEQSKAANRLLSAFPAIMCYWYRYSHDGVEIDCTTDEGSLAGHFLKLLRGEAPSEQHRRVMDVSLILYAEHEFNASTFSARVCASTLSDMFSCVTGAIGTLRGPLHGGANEAAMDMIQQFTSPADAKTQMAGMLERKEKIMGFGHAIYRTSDPRNVIIKKWSEKLAHEHGDTELYDISVACEEFMWDSKKLFCNADFFHASAYHFMGIPTKLFTPIFVCSRLTGWAAHVMEQRSNNRIIRPSADYIGAEPRVVTPISER; encoded by the coding sequence ATGACAGATAAGAAACTATCAGGCGCAGGTTTACGTGGTCAAAGTGCAGGTGAGACAGCGCTTTGTACGGTTGGTAAATCTGGTAGCGGCTTAACGTATTGTGGCTATGACGTTGCTGACTTGGCTGAAAATGCGACTTTTGAGGAAGTTGCGTATTTACTGTTTAACGGTGAGTTGCCGACTCTTGATCAACTGGAAACATACAAGGCTGAATTGCATAGCCTACGTGATATACCGCAATCGTTAAAAGAAGTTCTACAACATATCCCAGCAGACGCACATCCAATGGATGTGATGCGAACAGGCTGTTCATTTTTAGGTAATATTGAGCCAGAAGCTGACTTTTCAGAGCAAAGTAAAGCGGCGAATCGTCTGCTTTCGGCATTCCCTGCAATCATGTGTTACTGGTACCGTTATTCGCATGATGGTGTAGAAATTGACTGTACAACAGATGAAGGATCACTGGCTGGTCACTTCCTTAAATTGCTACGTGGTGAAGCGCCGTCAGAGCAACATCGTCGCGTGATGGATGTATCGTTGATCTTATATGCTGAGCATGAGTTTAATGCATCTACTTTTAGTGCTCGTGTTTGTGCATCGACGTTATCGGATATGTTCTCTTGTGTTACGGGGGCTATCGGTACTTTGCGTGGACCTTTACACGGTGGTGCAAATGAAGCGGCGATGGATATGATCCAACAGTTTACTTCTCCTGCGGATGCTAAAACCCAAATGGCAGGCATGCTAGAGCGTAAAGAAAAAATCATGGGCTTTGGTCATGCTATTTACCGCACTTCAGATCCGCGTAATGTCATCATTAAAAAATGGTCTGAAAAATTGGCGCATGAACATGGTGATACCGAGTTATATGATATTTCGGTAGCGTGTGAAGAGTTTATGTGGGACAGCAAAAAACTGTTCTGTAATGCCGATTTCTTTCATGCCTCTGCTTATCATTTCATGGGGATCCCAACGAAACTGTTTACCCCTATTTTTGTTTGTTCACGTTTAACGGGCTGGGCTGCACATGTGATGGAACAGCGTAGTAATAACCGTATTATTCGCCCGAGTGCAGATTATATTGGTGCAGAGCCAAGAGTTGTAACACCGATTTCAGAGAGATAA
- the acnD gene encoding Fe/S-dependent 2-methylisocitrate dehydratase AcnD gives MNTNYRKALSGSELDYFDTRAAVDDIQAGAYATLPYTSRVFAENLVRRCEPTALTASLKQLIERKRDLDFPWFPARVVCHDILGQTALVDLAGLRDAIAEKGGDPAKVNPVVPTQLIVDHSLAVEHAGFDPDAFAKNRAIEDRRNDDRFHFINWTKTAFKNIDVIPPGNGILHQINLERMSPVIQSLHGVAFPDTLVGTDSHTPMVDALGVIAIGVGGLEAESVMLGRASYMRLPDIIGVELTGKPPAGMTATDTVLALTEFLRAQKVVSSYLEFYGDGVKHLTLGDRATISNMTPEYGATAALFSIDEQTIDYLKLTGREDEQVKLVEIYAKETGLWADDLSQVEYERVLTFDLSTVCRNIAGPSNPHNRVPTSELAKRGISGKVDNEPGKMPDGAVIIAAITSCTNTSNPRNMIAAGLIARNANKLGLTRKPWVKTSLAPGSKAVKLYLEEATLLPELEQLGFGIVAFACTSCNGMSGALDPVIQQELLDRDLYATAVLSGNRNFDGRIHPHANEAFIASPPLVVAYAIAGTIRFDIERDALGFDQAGNAITLKDIWPSDEEIDDVLKASVKPEQFRQVYNPMFGSGVGSDSGSDTSTNIGSEIECSVDYGDKNNPLYDWREMSTYIRRPPYWEGALAGVRTLKGMHSLAVLGDNITTDHLSPSNAIMLDSAAGAYLDKMGLPEVDFNSYATHRGDHLTAQRATFANPKLNNEMVLENGQVKQGSLARIEPEGTVTRMWEAIETYMERKQPLIIVAGADYGQGSSRDWAAKGVRLAGVEAIVAEGFERIHRTNLVGMGVLPLEFKAGESRKTYAIDGSETFDVIGEPTPLAELTLIITRKNGETLEVPVTCRLDTAEEVSIYAAGGVLQRFAQDFLESSEG, from the coding sequence ATGAATACTAACTATCGTAAAGCACTGTCTGGCAGTGAATTGGATTATTTTGATACCCGTGCAGCCGTTGATGATATTCAAGCAGGTGCGTATGCAACCTTGCCGTATACATCAAGAGTCTTTGCCGAAAACTTAGTACGCCGCTGTGAACCCACCGCGTTAACAGCGTCTTTAAAGCAGCTGATTGAACGTAAGCGTGATCTTGATTTCCCTTGGTTTCCGGCGCGTGTGGTTTGTCATGATATTTTAGGCCAGACCGCATTAGTTGATTTGGCTGGTCTGCGTGATGCGATCGCTGAAAAAGGCGGCGATCCCGCCAAGGTCAATCCTGTGGTACCGACGCAATTGATTGTCGATCATTCATTGGCTGTTGAACATGCGGGATTTGATCCTGATGCGTTTGCAAAAAACCGTGCGATTGAAGATCGCCGTAACGATGACCGTTTTCATTTTATTAATTGGACTAAAACAGCCTTTAAGAATATCGATGTTATTCCACCGGGTAACGGTATTTTGCATCAAATTAACTTAGAGCGTATGTCACCTGTGATCCAATCTCTGCATGGTGTGGCATTTCCTGATACGTTAGTAGGTACTGATAGCCATACGCCGATGGTCGATGCCTTGGGCGTGATTGCTATTGGTGTTGGTGGTCTAGAGGCTGAAAGTGTGATGCTAGGACGTGCGTCATACATGCGCTTACCAGATATTATTGGTGTTGAATTAACGGGTAAGCCACCAGCAGGGATGACGGCAACAGATACTGTATTGGCATTGACTGAATTCTTACGTGCGCAGAAAGTCGTTTCAAGCTATCTCGAATTTTATGGTGACGGTGTTAAGCATTTAACCTTAGGCGATCGCGCTACTATTTCAAATATGACGCCGGAATATGGCGCAACAGCGGCCCTGTTTTCTATTGACGAACAAACGATTGACTACCTTAAATTAACCGGTCGTGAAGACGAGCAAGTTAAGCTGGTTGAAATCTACGCCAAAGAAACAGGTTTGTGGGCAGATGATTTAAGTCAGGTGGAATACGAACGTGTACTCACTTTCGACTTATCGACAGTGTGCCGTAATATCGCTGGCCCATCAAATCCGCATAATCGTGTGCCTACGTCTGAATTAGCCAAACGTGGCATCAGTGGTAAAGTCGATAATGAACCAGGTAAAATGCCAGATGGCGCCGTGATCATCGCTGCTATCACAAGTTGTACCAATACCAGTAATCCACGCAACATGATCGCCGCAGGTTTGATTGCCCGCAATGCCAATAAGTTAGGGTTAACCCGTAAACCTTGGGTTAAAACATCACTGGCACCGGGTTCAAAAGCGGTGAAACTCTATTTAGAAGAAGCGACATTATTACCGGAACTAGAGCAACTTGGTTTTGGTATTGTCGCTTTCGCTTGTACCTCGTGTAATGGCATGAGCGGCGCGCTTGATCCGGTTATTCAACAAGAGCTCTTAGATCGTGATTTATATGCTACTGCTGTGTTGTCGGGAAATCGCAACTTTGATGGTCGTATTCATCCTCATGCCAATGAAGCCTTTATTGCCTCGCCACCGTTAGTGGTTGCTTATGCTATCGCAGGCACCATACGTTTTGATATTGAGCGTGATGCACTTGGGTTCGACCAAGCTGGTAATGCCATCACCCTGAAAGACATTTGGCCTAGCGATGAAGAAATTGATGACGTGCTTAAAGCGAGCGTTAAACCTGAACAATTCCGTCAAGTTTATAACCCCATGTTTGGTTCTGGTGTTGGTTCTGATAGTGGCTCTGATACCAGCACGAATATAGGTTCTGAAATAGAATGCAGCGTTGATTATGGCGACAAAAATAACCCGTTGTATGATTGGCGTGAAATGAGTACCTATATTCGCCGACCTCCTTATTGGGAAGGTGCCTTAGCGGGTGTACGTACTCTTAAGGGAATGCATTCTCTTGCTGTATTGGGTGATAACATTACGACCGACCATCTGTCACCGTCTAATGCCATTATGCTTGATAGCGCGGCGGGTGCTTATTTAGATAAGATGGGTTTACCAGAAGTCGATTTTAATTCCTATGCTACGCACCGTGGTGATCACTTAACAGCGCAACGTGCGACCTTTGCGAATCCGAAATTAAACAATGAAATGGTGTTAGAAAACGGGCAGGTTAAGCAAGGTTCATTAGCGCGAATAGAACCGGAAGGCACTGTTACTCGTATGTGGGAAGCGATTGAAACTTACATGGAGCGTAAACAGCCTCTGATAATCGTCGCAGGTGCGGATTATGGTCAAGGTTCATCACGGGATTGGGCGGCAAAAGGTGTGCGTTTAGCGGGTGTTGAAGCCATTGTTGCTGAAGGTTTCGAACGTATTCACCGTACTAACCTCGTTGGTATGGGTGTACTACCGCTGGAGTTTAAAGCCGGTGAAAGCCGTAAAACTTATGCTATTGATGGCAGTGAAACTTTTGACGTCATTGGTGAGCCAACCCCGCTTGCAGAGCTAACGCTTATCATTACCCGTAAAAATGGTGAAACGCTTGAAGTACCTGTGACTTGTCGTTTAGATACGGCGGAAGAAGTCTCTATCTATGCAGCTGGTGGTGTATTGCAACGCTTCGCACAGGATTTCCTTGAATCGAGTGAGGGCTAG
- the prpF gene encoding 2-methylaconitate cis-trans isomerase PrpF: protein MVKNNMTYLPQLRIPATYMRGGTSKGVFFNLQDLPEAAQIPGAARDALLLRVIGSPDPYGKQTDGMGGATSSTSKTVIVSATDKADHDIDYLFGQVSIDKPFVDWSGNCGNLSAAVGSFAINSGLVDTSRIPENGIAIVRIWQANIGKTIIVHVPMTGGLVQETGDFELDGVTFPAAEVAVEFMHPADGEGAMFPTGNLIDDLVVPEYVVAAGQLKVTMINAGIPTIFVDAEDVGYTGSELQDAINNDVEALSMFEAIRAYGAVKMGLITDISEAVQRQHTPKVAFVAQSTDYVSSSDKAIAAHEIDLSVRALSMGKLHHAMMGTAAVAIGAAAAVPGTLVNLAAGGGVRDSVNFGHPSGTLRVGAQASQVNGEWTVTKASMSRSARILMEGWVRIPNT, encoded by the coding sequence ATGGTGAAAAATAACATGACGTATTTACCACAGCTTAGGATCCCCGCTACTTATATGCGTGGCGGGACGAGCAAGGGCGTGTTTTTTAATCTTCAAGATTTACCGGAAGCGGCGCAAATACCAGGTGCAGCACGTGATGCACTGTTATTACGGGTGATCGGTAGCCCAGATCCTTATGGTAAACAAACTGATGGTATGGGAGGGGCAACGTCAAGTACCAGTAAGACTGTTATTGTGTCGGCAACGGATAAAGCAGATCACGATATTGATTACCTATTTGGTCAGGTATCGATTGATAAACCGTTCGTAGATTGGAGTGGTAACTGTGGCAACTTATCTGCTGCAGTGGGCTCTTTTGCGATTAACAGTGGTTTGGTCGATACTAGTCGTATTCCAGAAAATGGCATTGCTATTGTGCGTATTTGGCAAGCCAACATTGGTAAAACAATTATTGTGCATGTGCCAATGACTGGTGGTTTAGTGCAGGAGACCGGTGATTTTGAGTTAGATGGCGTGACATTTCCTGCTGCAGAAGTTGCTGTTGAATTTATGCATCCCGCAGATGGTGAAGGCGCGATGTTTCCGACCGGTAATCTGATTGATGACTTGGTTGTGCCTGAATACGTTGTCGCTGCAGGACAATTAAAAGTGACGATGATTAACGCCGGTATACCTACTATTTTTGTTGATGCCGAGGATGTTGGTTACACAGGGAGTGAATTGCAAGATGCAATTAATAATGATGTTGAAGCATTATCTATGTTTGAAGCTATTCGAGCTTATGGCGCGGTTAAAATGGGTTTAATTACTGATATTTCAGAAGCTGTTCAGCGTCAGCATACACCTAAGGTTGCGTTTGTCGCGCAGTCTACTGACTATGTATCCTCAAGTGATAAAGCGATTGCTGCTCATGAAATTGATTTATCGGTCAGGGCATTGTCGATGGGGAAATTACATCACGCTATGATGGGGACTGCTGCTGTCGCAATCGGCGCTGCAGCGGCAGTACCTGGCACGCTAGTGAATTTAGCCGCAGGTGGTGGTGTGCGTGACTCGGTGAATTTCGGTCATCCGTCGGGTACATTACGGGTTGGTGCACAAGCTAGCCAAGTTAACGGAGAGTGGACTGTGACTAAAGCGAGCATGAGCCGTAGTGCGCGAATTCTGATGGAAGGTTGGGTGCGCATTCCTAATACATAA
- the brnQ gene encoding branched-chain amino acid transport system II carrier protein, translating into MKNHNLLAIGLMTFAMFLGAGNIIFPPFLGLEAGTQYLPAMLGFSLTAVGLPSLTLIVLGRLSSSGQLTNALPKPLAIAFWVSLLTAVGPAFGMPRAVTVAYEMGIKPFFSGDNLLLFSIIFVIASLLLSFQQGKLVHYIGKIMTPLLILMLVALALAAVITPLGTLNPPTADYQYQPITSGLIQGYMTMDAIAAVGFGWIIIKSIREQGYESPHEVFIATLKVTVIYALLISACYLAMAYVGATSASISEGATNGGELLTRYVAEIFGPMGQYLLGAIIIMACLTTTVGLTNACAEYYQQTFNYPFAITAAIVTFVTGVIANFGLDQILAISLPAILVLCPVAIALVLTALCLPTTKSYLPVYVTIVSLTVIFGGLDALHILDLLPEYLSTPLTTYVPLFSTYASWFLPVFVTITISKWLNRQSATTRHCQKKVTNVE; encoded by the coding sequence TTGAAAAACCATAACCTACTTGCGATTGGTCTAATGACTTTTGCTATGTTTCTTGGCGCTGGAAATATAATTTTCCCACCTTTTCTGGGTCTAGAAGCGGGTACACAATACCTTCCGGCTATGCTGGGATTTTCACTTACCGCGGTAGGACTTCCTTCTCTCACCCTCATTGTCTTAGGGCGACTCAGTAGCAGTGGTCAATTGACCAATGCCCTACCAAAACCGTTAGCAATTGCTTTTTGGGTCTCACTGCTTACCGCGGTAGGACCTGCATTTGGTATGCCTAGAGCTGTGACTGTTGCTTATGAAATGGGGATAAAACCATTCTTCTCTGGTGATAACCTACTGCTATTTTCTATCATTTTTGTTATTGCAAGCCTACTACTTTCCTTTCAGCAAGGTAAATTAGTTCACTACATTGGTAAAATAATGACACCACTCTTAATATTGATGTTAGTCGCATTGGCATTAGCTGCGGTAATAACCCCACTAGGCACCTTAAATCCCCCCACTGCCGACTACCAATATCAACCAATTACCAGTGGTTTAATCCAAGGTTATATGACGATGGACGCGATTGCGGCGGTTGGATTTGGTTGGATTATTATTAAATCCATCCGCGAACAAGGCTACGAGTCACCTCATGAAGTCTTTATCGCCACGTTAAAAGTAACTGTAATTTATGCCCTACTAATATCAGCATGTTATTTGGCTATGGCTTATGTTGGTGCTACGTCGGCGTCGATTTCAGAAGGTGCTACTAATGGCGGTGAACTACTTACTCGTTATGTGGCAGAAATATTCGGTCCTATGGGTCAGTATCTACTCGGAGCCATTATTATCATGGCATGTCTAACAACAACGGTCGGATTAACTAATGCCTGCGCTGAATATTACCAGCAGACATTCAATTATCCGTTTGCGATCACGGCTGCAATTGTAACTTTCGTGACAGGTGTCATTGCTAACTTCGGGTTAGACCAAATTCTAGCAATTAGTCTACCAGCCATACTCGTATTATGCCCCGTAGCTATTGCACTTGTGTTAACAGCCTTGTGCTTGCCAACGACAAAGTCGTATTTACCGGTTTACGTGACTATCGTTAGCCTTACCGTGATATTCGGTGGCTTAGATGCATTGCATATTCTGGATTTATTACCCGAATATCTATCTACCCCACTAACAACGTATGTGCCACTATTTTCTACATACGCCAGTTGGTTCCTGCCTGTTTTCGTCACAATTACTATTAGTAAATGGCTGAACAGACAGTCCGCAACAACTAGGCATTGCCAGAAGAAAGTAACTAACGTCGAATAA
- a CDS encoding lysozyme inhibitor LprI family protein, whose protein sequence is MVKVITFLIMSVCSFTAIATSVDCDKAFNTLEINYCAKVELDKAEAEMQRYLNKSLAQYTADTNVVESINIAQSAWQSYSKSQCDSVFTLFRDGTMRVVMTLSCRTKLTQQRTHELWSQYLTYMDSAEPVLPEPRISDLT, encoded by the coding sequence ATGGTAAAGGTAATTACATTTTTGATCATGAGCGTCTGTAGTTTTACGGCAATAGCGACCTCGGTAGACTGCGATAAAGCGTTTAACACATTAGAAATAAATTACTGTGCGAAAGTGGAATTAGATAAAGCGGAAGCTGAAATGCAGCGTTACCTGAATAAGAGTCTTGCTCAATATACAGCTGACACGAATGTGGTAGAGTCGATCAACATCGCACAATCAGCATGGCAATCGTATAGTAAATCACAGTGTGACTCGGTATTTACCTTATTTCGAGACGGAACCATGCGAGTCGTGATGACGCTAAGTTGTCGAACTAAGCTTACCCAACAGCGAACCCATGAATTGTGGTCACAATACTTAACGTATATGGACAGTGCTGAGCCTGTATTACCTGAGCCACGTATATCCGATCTGACTTAA